The Lathyrus oleraceus cultivar Zhongwan6 unplaced genomic scaffold, CAAS_Psat_ZW6_1.0 chrUn0246, whole genome shotgun sequence genome window below encodes:
- the LOC127113025 gene encoding SNF2 domain-containing protein ENL1, which produces MSSNEDDLDLLLSLQDKVPETPPASPSPLDFDGDDDVVPRRERPDMSVFKDAVQDCLLDQPPNPNPNPNPKPKPYNKSLGDDPQLDKFSGLRIRDQCLTPAELRESVQDIRFVRLPVIK; this is translated from the exons ATGTCAAGTAACGAAGACGACCTCGATCTTCTCCTTTCTCTTCAAGACAAAGTTCCCGAAACCCCTCCTGCTTCTCCTTCACCGC TTGATTTTGATGGCGATGACGATGTTGTACCGCGGAGGGAGAGACCTGATATGTCCGTTTTCAAAGATGCAGTTCAGGATTGTCTTCTCGACCAACCCCCTAACCCTAACCCTAACCCTAACCCTAAACCTAAACCATACAACAAATCACTCGGCGACGATCCCCAACTTGACAAGTTCTCGGGTCTTCGCATAAG GGATCAATGTTTAACACCAGCTGAGCTCAGGGAATCTGTTCAAGACATTCGCTTTGTTCGCCTACCGGTCATCAAGTAA
- the LOC127113026 gene encoding ATP-dependent permease PDR12 has translation MEFSSVLFGLKVEFRCSVRVMVKELNRVAGLSFDSEEDWLWPLLLWTVKKIEAYARIETLLKSKSVAKIHPDAPLDKVCLLGCGVPTENHLIFIRGDVVEGAKSAGASRVIGIDIDSNKYDTDTTLLLALAGKLDAELRVKGEITYNGHKLNEFVPRKTSAYISQNDVHVGEMTVKETLDFSARCQGVGTRYDLLSELARREKEAGIFPEAELDLFMKATAVKGTESSLITDYTLKILGLDICKDTIVGDEMHRGVSGGQKKRVTQVISYFCSLFIMLQEVSMLM, from the exons ATGGAATTCAGTTCAGTGTTATTTGGATTGAAGGTTGAATTCCGTTGTTCTGTTAGGGTGATGGTGAAGGAGCTCAACAGAGTTGCAGGTTTGAGTTTCGACAGTGAAGAAGATTGGCTTTGGCCATTGTTGCTTTGGACGGTGAAGAAGATTGAAGCATATGCAAGAATCGAAACTCTATTGAAGAGTAAAAG TGTAGCTAAGATTCATCCTGATGCTCCTTTGGACAAAGTTTGTCTTCTTGGATGTGGTGTTCCAACTG AAAATCATCTTATATTTATCCGTGGAGAT GTTGTAGAGGGTGCAAAAAGTGCTGGTGCATCACGGGTTATTGGCATAGATATTGATAGCAACAAGTATGATACAG ATACAACCCTATTGCTGGCATTGGCTGGAAAATTGGATGCTGAATTGAGG GTAAAAGGAGAAATTACTTACAATGGACACAAACTTAATGAATTTGTGCCAAGAAAAACTTCAGCATATATTAGTCAAAATGATGTTCATGTTGGAGAAATGACTGTTAAAGAAACATTGGATTTCTCAGCTAGATGTCAAGGAGTTGGAACTAGATATG ATCTATTAAGTGAGCTTGCCAGAAGGGAAAAGGAAGCTGGTATATTTCCTGAAGCAGAACTTGACCTTTTCATGAAG GCTACTGCAGTGAAAGGAACAGAAAGTAGTCTCATTACTGATTATACTTTAAAA ATTTTAGGGCTTGATATTTGTAAGGACACCATAGTGGGAGATGAGATGCATAGAGGTGTATCTGGTGGCCAAAAGAAACGTGTCACACAGGTTATCTCCTATTTTTGCAGCCTCTTCATCATGCTGCAAGAGGTGAGCATGCTGATGTAA